The Micromonospora sp. M71_S20 genome has a window encoding:
- the rpmH gene encoding 50S ribosomal protein L34: MSKRTYQPNNRRRAKTHGFRLRMRTRAGRAILSTRRSKGRARLSA; encoded by the coding sequence GTGAGCAAGCGCACCTACCAGCCGAACAACCGCCGGCGCGCGAAGACCCACGGCTTCCGGCTGCGCATGCGCACCCGTGCCGGCCGCGCCATCCTTTCGACCCGTCGCTCCAAGGGCCGTGCCCGCCTGTCGGCCTGA
- the rnpA gene encoding ribonuclease P protein component has translation MLAAAQRLRRSTDFAAAVRGGRRAGRGAVVVHLSLPTTPDAPTATSPEPARSSGTEQPSAPARAGFVVSKAVGNAVVRNRVRRRLRHLVRERLAGLPPGSTLVVRAQPAAADASYPRLGADLDAAIVAAKAPRGRRSR, from the coding sequence GTGCTGGCGGCCGCACAGCGACTGCGGCGCAGCACTGACTTCGCCGCAGCGGTCCGGGGTGGTCGACGCGCCGGCCGTGGCGCGGTCGTCGTCCACCTGAGCCTGCCGACAACCCCCGACGCCCCGACAGCAACCTCGCCGGAGCCGGCGCGGAGCAGCGGTACGGAGCAACCCTCCGCACCTGCCCGCGCCGGCTTCGTCGTGTCCAAGGCCGTCGGGAACGCCGTGGTCCGCAACCGGGTCCGGCGTCGCCTGCGACACCTGGTTCGCGAGCGGCTGGCCGGTCTGCCCCCGGGAAGCACCCTGGTCGTACGCGCGCAGCCCGCCGCGGCCGACGCCTCGTACCCGCGACTCGGCGCCGACCTGGACGCGGCGATCGTCGCCGCGAAGGCGCCCCGCGGGCGGCGGTCCCGGTGA
- the yidD gene encoding membrane protein insertion efficiency factor YidD: protein MLSGPVIAYRRWISPALPARCRFYPSCSAYALEAVAVHGAIRGAGLTARRLLRCHPFHPGGHDPVPKPGGRRRADVTGA from the coding sequence GTGCTGAGCGGGCCCGTCATCGCGTACCGTCGGTGGATAAGTCCGGCTCTGCCGGCCCGCTGTCGGTTCTACCCGTCGTGCAGCGCCTACGCCCTGGAGGCGGTGGCGGTGCACGGCGCGATCCGGGGAGCTGGCCTGACGGCCCGGCGGCTGTTGCGCTGCCACCCCTTTCACCCAGGTGGACACGACCCGGTGCCGAAGCCGGGCGGCCGCCGCCGCGCCGATGTGACTGGAGCCTGA
- the yidC gene encoding membrane protein insertase YidC, giving the protein MSLDWIYYAISWILLVWHGAWDFVGVPDPAVIGTNWAWILAIIFLVVTVRVILFPVFVKQIKSQRAMQALQPQVKALQEKHKGDRETLQKEMMELYRKEKANPLMGCLPMFLQIPVFLGLFHVLRRLNPDKSEAGKTLYGWTISQFESASSAKLFTAPIAGKFGSTAEELARLGANGTTVKIIAGILVLVMMGTTYLTSRQMILKTGWAEDPQQRMIQKLMLYGIPLSLLISGAIFPIGVIIYWVTNNLFTLAQQQWVLRKFPPPPTMSKPGTSARNPVQPAKTGGLLGRAKSAPPAPAKPAAPKVAGPKPGAKPVNPKKGPAKRQG; this is encoded by the coding sequence TTGAGTCTGGACTGGATCTACTACGCGATTTCGTGGATCCTGCTGGTCTGGCACGGGGCCTGGGACTTCGTCGGGGTGCCGGATCCGGCGGTGATCGGCACCAACTGGGCCTGGATCCTCGCCATCATCTTCCTGGTGGTCACCGTCCGGGTGATCCTCTTCCCCGTCTTCGTCAAGCAGATCAAGTCGCAGCGGGCGATGCAGGCGCTCCAGCCGCAGGTGAAGGCCCTGCAGGAGAAGCACAAGGGTGACCGGGAGACGCTCCAGAAAGAGATGATGGAGCTCTACCGGAAGGAAAAGGCCAACCCGCTCATGGGCTGCCTTCCGATGTTCCTCCAGATCCCCGTCTTCCTGGGCCTCTTCCACGTGCTCCGTCGGCTCAACCCGGACAAGAGCGAGGCCGGGAAGACCCTCTACGGCTGGACCATCAGCCAGTTCGAGAGCGCCTCGTCCGCGAAGCTCTTCACCGCCCCGATCGCCGGCAAGTTCGGCTCCACCGCCGAGGAACTGGCGCGGCTCGGCGCCAACGGCACCACCGTGAAGATCATCGCCGGCATCCTCGTCCTGGTGATGATGGGCACCACCTACCTCACCAGCCGCCAGATGATCCTGAAGACCGGCTGGGCCGAGGACCCGCAGCAGCGGATGATCCAGAAGCTGATGCTCTACGGCATCCCGCTGTCGCTGCTCATCTCCGGTGCCATCTTCCCCATCGGTGTGATCATCTACTGGGTCACGAACAACCTCTTCACCCTCGCGCAGCAGCAGTGGGTGCTGCGGAAGTTCCCGCCGCCGCCCACCATGAGCAAGCCGGGCACCTCGGCCCGCAACCCGGTGCAGCCGGCGAAGACGGGCGGCCTGCTGGGTCGCGCCAAGTCGGCCCCCCCGGCCCCGGCCAAGCCGGCCGCGCCGAAGGTCGCCGGCCCCAAGCCGGGCGCCAAGCCGGTCAACCCCAAGAAGGGCCCCGCCAAGCGGCAGGGCTGA
- a CDS encoding R3H domain-containing nucleic acid-binding protein has product MTDTSTPRADESLDEEGTEPTAVNGETEETDEESGTREKKAVGESELFRQSEIAADYVEGLLDILDYDGDIDELVSGGRPVVEVVGGRLQNLVGQRGATLEALQELARLAVFRQTGTPSRLLLDVGGYRATRRKELAAVAKNAVEKVKEYGEPVRLEPMSAFERKCVHDVVNAMSGVESESEGVEPNRRIIVRPAD; this is encoded by the coding sequence GTGACCGACACCAGCACCCCCCGCGCCGACGAGTCCCTGGACGAGGAGGGGACCGAGCCGACCGCGGTGAACGGCGAGACCGAGGAGACCGACGAGGAGTCGGGCACCCGGGAGAAGAAGGCCGTCGGCGAGAGCGAGCTGTTCCGGCAGAGCGAGATCGCGGCCGACTACGTCGAGGGCCTGCTCGACATCCTCGACTACGACGGCGACATCGACGAGCTGGTCTCCGGCGGTCGCCCCGTCGTCGAGGTGGTCGGCGGCCGGCTGCAGAACCTCGTCGGCCAGCGCGGCGCCACCCTGGAGGCGCTCCAGGAGCTCGCCCGGCTGGCCGTCTTCCGGCAGACCGGCACCCCGAGCCGGCTGCTGCTCGACGTCGGCGGCTACCGGGCGACCCGTCGCAAGGAACTCGCCGCCGTCGCCAAGAACGCCGTGGAGAAGGTCAAGGAGTACGGCGAGCCCGTGCGTCTGGAGCCGATGTCCGCGTTCGAGCGCAAGTGCGTGCACGACGTGGTCAACGCGATGAGCGGCGTGGAGAGCGAGTCCGAGGGCGTCGAGCCGAACCGGCGCATCATCGTCCGCCCGGCGGACTGA
- the rsmG gene encoding 16S rRNA (guanine(527)-N(7))-methyltransferase RsmG, which yields MAVLPPELAGAARTLFGDRIDLAAAYAELLATDGVVRGLIGPREAPRIWDRHLLNCAAVAERIPEGATVLDVGSGAGLPGLVLAIARPDLTVTLIEPLSRRTSFLIEAVQHLGLAKMVRVFRGRADEAATGATGIGPLSGDVVTARAVAPLDRLSTWCLPLAVPGGRLIALKGASAAEEIAEHAQTVARLGGGEPEVHRCGEGVIDPPTTVVEIVRERMVGPARPKAAKRSRGGRSRRR from the coding sequence GTGGCGGTACTGCCGCCGGAGTTGGCCGGTGCGGCGCGCACCCTCTTCGGCGACCGCATCGACCTGGCCGCCGCGTACGCCGAGCTGCTCGCCACCGACGGCGTGGTCCGCGGCCTGATCGGCCCGCGCGAGGCGCCCCGGATCTGGGATCGCCACCTGCTCAACTGCGCGGCGGTGGCCGAGCGCATCCCGGAGGGCGCGACGGTGCTCGACGTCGGTTCCGGGGCCGGGCTGCCCGGCCTGGTGCTGGCCATCGCCCGACCCGACCTGACGGTGACCCTGATCGAACCGCTCTCCCGGCGCACCTCCTTCCTCATCGAGGCGGTACAGCACCTCGGGCTGGCGAAGATGGTCCGGGTGTTCCGGGGGCGCGCCGACGAGGCGGCGACCGGGGCGACGGGCATCGGTCCGTTGAGCGGGGACGTGGTCACCGCGCGCGCCGTCGCACCGCTGGACCGGCTCTCGACGTGGTGCCTGCCGCTGGCCGTGCCCGGCGGCCGGCTGATCGCCCTCAAGGGGGCGTCCGCCGCCGAGGAGATTGCCGAGCACGCGCAGACCGTGGCCCGACTCGGTGGCGGTGAGCCCGAGGTGCACCGCTGCGGCGAGGGAGTGATCGATCCGCCGACGACGGTCGTGGAGATCGTGCGGGAGCGGATGGTCGGGCCGGCCCGGCCGAAGGCCGCGAAGAGGTCGCGCGGCGGCCGGTCCCGGCGGCGTTGA
- a CDS encoding ParA family protein translates to MHDDGRYDDPRVTGSAGDPVSRETDYPSWSPEGPSIRPPDRDAAAGPGGVEPVLPEPPAARAAPDVPRAGNSAGGRVIPIRRNASASARFESAVPQQPTPDSVPDATPEPVPVTDPSAPLVGSPGATAAEAAYVSRETPTREEDDPPLAMEAMRAVQILNPSGEVTMPRPERTRVMCVANQKGGVGKTTTTVNLAVALALHGNRVLVVDLDPQGNASTGLNVPHHTGVPDVYDCLINSVPLEEVAQGVEGIPNLWCVPATIDLAGAEIELVSVVARESRLARAIAAYPGHFDYVFIDCPPSLGLLTVNALVAAQEVLIPIQCEYYALEGLNQLINNINLVRQHLNPKLDVSTILLTMYDRRTRLADAVEQDVRNHFGDKVLQAVIPRNVRVSEAPSYGQSVMTYDPGSRGATSYFEAAQEIAERGVKEPVGRNA, encoded by the coding sequence GTGCATGACGACGGAAGGTACGACGATCCACGCGTGACCGGGTCAGCGGGCGACCCCGTTTCACGTGAAACTGACTACCCGAGCTGGTCGCCCGAAGGGCCGTCGATCCGGCCGCCGGACCGGGACGCGGCGGCCGGGCCGGGCGGCGTCGAGCCGGTCCTGCCGGAGCCTCCGGCGGCCCGCGCCGCACCCGACGTGCCGCGGGCCGGCAATTCGGCCGGCGGTCGGGTGATCCCCATCCGGCGCAACGCCTCGGCCTCGGCCCGGTTCGAGTCCGCCGTACCGCAGCAGCCCACCCCGGACTCCGTGCCGGATGCGACTCCCGAACCCGTTCCCGTCACCGACCCGTCCGCGCCCTTGGTCGGCTCCCCCGGAGCCACTGCCGCCGAGGCCGCGTACGTTTCACGTGAAACCCCGACGCGCGAAGAGGATGACCCACCGTTGGCTATGGAGGCGATGCGCGCCGTGCAGATCCTTAATCCGAGTGGCGAGGTGACGATGCCTCGGCCGGAACGGACCCGGGTCATGTGCGTCGCGAACCAGAAGGGCGGCGTGGGAAAGACCACGACCACGGTGAACCTTGCGGTGGCGCTCGCCCTGCACGGCAACCGGGTGCTGGTGGTCGACCTGGACCCGCAGGGAAACGCCTCCACCGGGCTGAACGTCCCGCACCACACCGGTGTGCCGGACGTCTACGACTGCCTCATCAACAGCGTGCCGCTGGAGGAGGTCGCCCAGGGCGTCGAGGGCATCCCCAACCTCTGGTGCGTACCGGCGACGATCGACCTCGCCGGCGCGGAGATCGAGTTGGTCTCGGTGGTCGCCCGCGAGTCCCGGCTGGCCCGGGCGATCGCCGCCTACCCCGGCCACTTCGACTACGTCTTCATCGACTGCCCGCCCTCGCTCGGCCTGCTCACGGTCAACGCGCTCGTGGCCGCGCAGGAGGTGCTCATTCCGATCCAGTGCGAGTACTACGCGCTGGAGGGGCTGAACCAGCTGATCAACAACATCAACCTGGTCCGCCAGCACCTGAACCCGAAGCTCGACGTCTCCACCATCCTGCTCACCATGTACGACCGGCGCACCCGGCTGGCCGACGCCGTCGAGCAGGACGTGCGGAACCACTTCGGCGACAAGGTGCTCCAGGCGGTCATCCCCCGCAACGTCCGCGTCTCGGAGGCACCCAGCTACGGCCAGTCGGTGATGACCTACGATCCGGGATCGCGGGGGGCGACGAGCTACTTCGAAGCCGCCCAGGAGATCGCCGAGCGTGGCGTCAAGGAGCCGGTGGGCCGGAATGCGTAG
- a CDS encoding ParB/RepB/Spo0J family partition protein, protein MKNRPRGGLGRGLGALIPTGPAPTAAVEPTTAAEPVVTAETKTSTGATAGTPTEALPAAATPPVAAQPEPQLELSPVPGARFAEIPVDAIVPNPKQPRQVFDEDALEELKTSIQEVGFLQPIVVRQLDEEKYELVMGERRWRAAQAVGRESIPAIVRDTRDDAMLRDALLENIHRANLNPLEEAAAYQQLLDEFGATHEELARRIGRSRPQISNTIRLLNLPAPVQKRVAAGVLSAGHARALLSLDEPEAQEQLALRIVAEGLSVRATEEIVALALSDGTSKKEAAKRRPKPHAPALTDLADRLSDRFDTRVKVDIGRSKGKITIEFATVDDLERIVGLIGVGQEEEPEA, encoded by the coding sequence ATGAAGAACCGTCCTCGGGGCGGTCTGGGACGAGGCCTGGGGGCGCTCATCCCGACCGGGCCGGCGCCGACCGCCGCAGTTGAGCCGACCACGGCCGCCGAGCCGGTGGTGACGGCAGAGACAAAGACCTCGACCGGTGCCACCGCCGGTACGCCGACGGAGGCTCTGCCCGCCGCGGCGACTCCGCCCGTGGCGGCGCAGCCCGAGCCGCAGCTCGAACTCAGCCCCGTGCCGGGGGCCCGGTTCGCCGAGATCCCGGTCGACGCGATCGTGCCGAACCCCAAGCAGCCGCGCCAGGTCTTCGACGAGGACGCCCTGGAGGAGCTGAAGACCTCGATCCAGGAGGTCGGCTTCCTCCAGCCGATCGTCGTACGGCAGCTCGACGAGGAAAAGTACGAGCTGGTGATGGGCGAGCGGCGCTGGCGGGCCGCGCAGGCCGTCGGGCGGGAAAGCATCCCGGCGATCGTCCGGGACACCCGGGACGACGCCATGCTGCGCGACGCGCTGCTGGAGAACATCCACCGGGCGAACCTGAACCCGCTGGAAGAGGCAGCCGCGTACCAGCAGTTGCTCGACGAGTTCGGCGCCACCCACGAGGAACTCGCCCGGCGCATCGGGCGGAGCCGGCCGCAGATCTCGAACACCATCCGGCTGCTCAACCTGCCCGCGCCGGTGCAGAAGCGGGTCGCGGCCGGCGTTCTCTCCGCCGGGCACGCCCGGGCGCTGCTGAGCCTCGACGAGCCCGAGGCGCAGGAGCAGCTCGCACTCCGGATCGTCGCCGAGGGCCTGTCGGTCCGCGCGACCGAGGAGATCGTCGCGCTGGCCCTGAGCGACGGTACGAGCAAGAAGGAAGCCGCCAAGCGCCGTCCGAAGCCGCATGCCCCCGCTCTCACGGACCTGGCCGACCGGCTCTCCGACCGGTTCGACACCCGAGTGAAGGTGGACATCGGCCGGAGCAAGGGCAAGATCACCATTGAGTTCGCGACGGTCGACGACCTGGAGCGGATCGTCGGCCTCATCGGCGTCGGCCAGGAGGAGGAACCGGAGGCCTGA
- a CDS encoding DinB family protein, with amino-acid sequence MKADLHSYLKGGRDALLWKLDGLSEYDIRRPLTPTGTNLLGLVKHSAVCESLYFGVVFGRPFEQELPYVGDGAETNADMWATADETREEIVGLYRRVIAHADATIEALALDEVGRVSWWGDAAVTLHHVLVHVTAETQRHAGHADIVRELIDGAAGLLPRNDNLPPADESWWRNHRQRVEQAALDAGRRGN; translated from the coding sequence ATGAAGGCAGACCTGCACAGCTACCTGAAGGGCGGCCGCGACGCGCTGCTGTGGAAGCTCGACGGGCTCAGCGAGTACGACATCCGGCGCCCGCTGACCCCGACCGGGACCAACCTGCTCGGTCTGGTGAAGCACTCGGCGGTCTGTGAGTCCCTCTACTTCGGCGTCGTGTTCGGCCGGCCGTTCGAGCAGGAGCTGCCGTACGTCGGCGACGGAGCCGAGACCAATGCCGACATGTGGGCGACCGCGGATGAGACCCGCGAGGAGATCGTCGGACTGTACCGTCGCGTGATCGCCCACGCCGACGCCACCATCGAAGCCCTCGCACTGGATGAGGTCGGCCGCGTGTCGTGGTGGGGCGACGCAGCGGTCACGTTGCACCACGTCCTGGTCCACGTCACCGCGGAAACACAACGGCACGCCGGCCACGCTGACATCGTGCGTGAACTCATCGACGGCGCGGCCGGGCTGCTGCCCAGGAACGACAACCTGCCCCCCGCCGACGAGTCGTGGTGGCGGAACCACCGCCAGCGGGTCGAGCAGGCCGCCCTCGACGCCGGAAGACGCGGCAACTAG
- a CDS encoding D-alanine--D-alanine ligase, giving the protein MVPTAADRSVVTDSAVTADLRVLVLAGGLSYERDVSLRSGRRVLDALRAVGMDAELRDADVALLPALSADPPDAVVIALHGATGEDGSLRGVLDLCGIPYVGCDARASRLAWDKPSAKAVLREAGIPTPDWVALPHDRFSELGAVAVLDRIVERLGLPLMVKPAQGGSGLGAAVVRDAASLPAAMVGCFAYDPTALVERYVPGMDVAVSVVDLGDGPRALPAVEIVPRNGVYDYAARYTAGRTTWHTPARLEPEVAGAVADVALAAHTALGLRDLSRVDLIVDSAGRPHVLEVNVSPGMTETSLLPLAVQAAGLDFGRMVGTLVARAATRRP; this is encoded by the coding sequence ATGGTTCCCACCGCTGCCGACCGTTCCGTCGTGACCGACTCCGCCGTCACCGCCGACCTGCGGGTGCTGGTGCTCGCCGGCGGGCTCTCCTACGAACGTGACGTCTCGCTGCGGTCCGGGCGCCGGGTGCTCGACGCGCTGCGCGCGGTCGGGATGGACGCCGAGCTGCGGGACGCCGACGTGGCGCTGCTGCCGGCCCTGAGCGCCGACCCGCCGGACGCCGTCGTGATCGCCCTGCACGGCGCCACGGGTGAGGACGGCTCGCTGCGCGGCGTGCTGGACCTCTGCGGCATCCCGTACGTGGGGTGCGACGCGCGCGCGTCCCGGCTCGCCTGGGACAAGCCGTCGGCCAAGGCGGTGCTCCGCGAGGCGGGCATCCCGACCCCGGACTGGGTCGCCCTTCCGCACGACCGCTTCTCCGAGCTGGGCGCCGTGGCGGTGCTGGACCGGATCGTCGAGCGGTTGGGGCTGCCGCTCATGGTGAAGCCGGCCCAGGGCGGTTCGGGGCTGGGCGCCGCCGTGGTCCGGGACGCCGCGTCCCTGCCGGCCGCGATGGTCGGCTGCTTCGCGTACGACCCGACGGCGCTGGTCGAGCGGTACGTGCCCGGCATGGACGTGGCGGTCTCGGTGGTCGACCTGGGCGACGGGCCGCGCGCCCTGCCCGCCGTGGAGATCGTGCCCCGCAACGGGGTCTACGACTACGCCGCCCGCTACACCGCCGGCCGCACGACCTGGCACACCCCCGCCCGGCTGGAGCCGGAGGTGGCCGGCGCGGTGGCCGACGTCGCGCTGGCCGCACACACCGCGCTTGGGCTGCGCGACCTGAGCCGTGTCGACCTGATCGTGGACTCCGCCGGGCGTCCGCACGTGCTGGAGGTCAACGTCTCGCCGGGGATGACCGAGACCTCGCTGCTGCCGCTCGCGGTCCAGGCCGCCGGCCTGGACTTCGGCAGGATGGTCGGCACCCTGGTGGCCCGCGCCGCGACCCGACGCCCCTGA
- a CDS encoding PLP-dependent aminotransferase family protein, whose product MTGTTLDDYTDRYARRVRGMTASEIRALFAVASRPEVVSLAGGAPYIAALPLDAVGEMLGRLGAEHGATTLQYGIGQGTLELRERICEVMTLSGIDAACGASPDDVVVTVGGQQALDLVARLFLDPGDVVLAEGPTYVGALGVFQAAQAQVVHVPMDDDGLIPEALEAVIAEQARAGRRVKFLYTIPTYQNPTGVTLTEQRRERVLDICERAGLLVVEDDPYGQLGFEGDAPAPLRARRRDGVFYLSTFSKTFAPGLRVGWILAPHAVRDKLVIASEAQILCPSGYAQAAVSTYLGTMPWREQLKVYREVYRERRDAMLAALDDLMPAGTTWTTPAGGLFVWATLPDGLDSKAMMPRAIAARVAYVPGTGFYADGTGTGNMRLNFSFPSPERIREGVRRLAGVMEQDIAMRRVFGTVGRPGARRGQAGSDTPGPDLA is encoded by the coding sequence ATGACCGGCACGACGCTCGACGACTACACCGACCGGTACGCCCGCCGCGTACGGGGCATGACCGCCTCCGAGATCCGCGCGCTCTTCGCGGTGGCCAGTCGGCCGGAGGTGGTCTCGCTCGCCGGTGGCGCCCCCTACATCGCGGCGCTGCCGCTCGACGCGGTCGGCGAGATGCTCGGCCGGCTCGGCGCCGAGCACGGCGCCACCACCCTCCAGTACGGCATCGGCCAGGGCACCCTGGAGCTGCGCGAGCGGATCTGCGAGGTGATGACGCTCTCCGGCATCGACGCCGCCTGCGGCGCCTCCCCGGACGACGTGGTGGTCACCGTGGGCGGGCAGCAGGCCCTCGACCTGGTGGCCCGGCTCTTCCTCGACCCCGGGGACGTGGTGCTCGCCGAGGGCCCGACCTACGTCGGCGCGCTCGGGGTGTTCCAGGCCGCCCAGGCGCAGGTCGTGCACGTGCCGATGGACGACGACGGGCTGATCCCGGAGGCGCTGGAGGCGGTCATCGCCGAGCAGGCGCGGGCCGGCCGGCGGGTCAAGTTCCTCTACACCATCCCGACCTACCAGAATCCGACCGGCGTGACGCTGACCGAACAGCGGCGGGAGCGGGTGCTCGACATCTGCGAGCGCGCCGGCCTGCTGGTGGTCGAGGACGACCCGTACGGTCAGCTGGGTTTCGAGGGGGACGCGCCGGCGCCGCTGCGCGCGCGGCGCCGCGACGGGGTCTTCTACCTCAGCACCTTCTCCAAGACCTTCGCCCCCGGCCTGCGGGTCGGCTGGATCCTCGCGCCGCACGCCGTCCGCGACAAGCTGGTCATCGCCAGCGAGGCGCAGATCCTCTGCCCGAGCGGCTACGCGCAGGCCGCCGTCTCCACCTACCTCGGCACCATGCCCTGGCGGGAGCAGCTCAAGGTCTACCGCGAGGTCTACCGGGAACGGCGCGACGCGATGCTCGCCGCGCTGGACGACCTGATGCCCGCCGGCACGACGTGGACGACGCCGGCCGGCGGCCTCTTCGTCTGGGCGACCCTGCCCGACGGCCTCGACTCCAAGGCGATGATGCCCCGGGCCATCGCCGCCCGGGTGGCGTACGTCCCGGGCACCGGCTTCTACGCCGACGGCACCGGCACCGGAAACATGCGGCTCAACTTCTCGTTCCCGTCCCCGGAGCGGATCCGCGAGGGCGTGCGCCGGCTGGCCGGCGTGATGGAGCAGGACATCGCCATGCGGCGGGTCTTCGGCACGGTCGGCCGCCCCGGAGCGCGGCGCGGGCAGGCCGGCTCGGACACGCCGGGACCCGACTTGGCATGA
- a CDS encoding GNAT family N-acetyltransferase encodes MSRRLVSLTLDTLEDLPRPCRQCVYWELDPVSADRACAAGDPGLEKEAWVSQTLLEWGSCGKLVYVDGMAAGFVLYAPPAYVPRSMAFPTSPVSADAALLMTANVVPAFAGGGLGRMLVQGVARDLTKRGIKAIEAFGDAKFGDAADPAGTCVAPADFFLSVGFKTVRPHPRFPRLRLELRTALSWKSDVEYALEKLLGSMSPETLLRPVRPAPATRSTAG; translated from the coding sequence ATGTCGCGACGTCTGGTCAGCTTGACCCTCGACACCCTGGAGGACCTGCCCCGTCCGTGCCGGCAGTGCGTCTACTGGGAGCTTGATCCGGTATCGGCGGACCGGGCCTGCGCCGCGGGCGACCCGGGGCTGGAGAAGGAGGCCTGGGTCTCGCAGACGCTGCTGGAGTGGGGCTCCTGCGGCAAGCTCGTCTACGTCGACGGCATGGCGGCCGGCTTCGTCCTGTACGCCCCGCCGGCCTACGTGCCCCGCTCGATGGCCTTCCCCACCTCCCCGGTCTCCGCCGACGCCGCGCTGCTGATGACGGCCAACGTGGTGCCCGCCTTCGCCGGCGGCGGGCTGGGCCGGATGCTGGTCCAGGGCGTCGCCCGGGACCTCACCAAGCGCGGCATCAAGGCGATCGAGGCATTCGGCGACGCCAAGTTCGGCGACGCGGCCGACCCCGCCGGCACCTGCGTCGCCCCGGCCGACTTCTTCCTCTCCGTGGGCTTCAAGACGGTCCGCCCGCACCCGCGCTTCCCCCGCCTGCGGCTGGAGCTGCGTACGGCGTTGAGCTGGAAGTCCGACGTCGAGTACGCGCTGGAGAAGCTGCTCGGCTCGATGAGCCCCGAGACGCTGCTCCGCCCGGTCCGTCCGGCCCCGGCCACCCGCTCGACCGCCGGCTGA
- a CDS encoding N-acetylmuramoyl-L-alanine amidase, translating to MRPIRPGDRGPAVTEIRTVLTGLDLLAPTAPGADEFDTHTERAVRAFQQSRGLSVDGRVGAETWRALDAARWRLGARTLYHAVPEPLTGEDVRSLQERLLEMGYDVGRADAIYGVRTSRAVAQFQREVGLTPDGSCGPHTMNALRRLGRKVVGGRPQWLRESDAIRQSGPTLVGRTVVIDPGHGGTDPGVVVPDGSLRWTEADLVHDLASRLEGRLAAAGVRVQLTRGPSPEDCLPDVGRAELANSLGADVFISLHVDEHVNPEAEGVATYHYGTDNGVTSATGERLAGLVQREIVARTGLRDCRTHAKAWDLLRLTRMPAVRVEVGYLTSPADRARLVDPRFRDRVVEAVVAAVQRMYFPVERDVPTGSIDVSALRAVVAAGTVVD from the coding sequence GTGCGTCCGATCCGACCCGGTGACCGTGGACCCGCCGTCACCGAGATCCGTACGGTGCTGACCGGCCTCGACCTGCTCGCCCCGACGGCCCCCGGCGCCGACGAGTTCGACACGCACACCGAACGGGCCGTGCGGGCCTTCCAGCAGTCGCGTGGGCTCAGCGTGGACGGCCGGGTCGGTGCGGAGACCTGGCGGGCCCTGGACGCCGCACGCTGGCGGCTCGGCGCCCGCACGCTCTACCACGCCGTGCCGGAGCCGCTCACCGGTGAGGACGTCCGCTCGCTCCAGGAGCGGCTGCTGGAGATGGGGTACGACGTCGGGCGCGCGGACGCCATCTACGGCGTACGGACCTCGCGGGCGGTCGCCCAGTTCCAGCGCGAGGTCGGGCTCACGCCCGACGGCTCGTGCGGTCCGCACACCATGAACGCGCTGCGCCGGCTCGGCCGCAAGGTCGTCGGCGGCCGACCGCAGTGGCTGCGCGAGTCCGACGCCATCCGGCAGTCCGGCCCGACGCTGGTGGGCCGGACCGTCGTCATCGATCCCGGGCACGGGGGCACCGACCCGGGCGTGGTGGTGCCGGACGGGTCGCTGCGGTGGACCGAGGCGGATCTCGTGCACGACCTGGCCAGCCGGTTGGAGGGCAGGCTCGCCGCCGCCGGCGTCCGGGTGCAGCTCACCCGCGGGCCGTCCCCCGAGGACTGCCTGCCCGACGTCGGGCGGGCGGAGCTGGCCAACTCGCTCGGCGCCGACGTGTTCATCTCGCTGCACGTCGACGAGCACGTCAACCCGGAGGCCGAGGGGGTGGCGACCTACCACTACGGCACCGACAACGGGGTGACCTCGGCGACCGGGGAGCGGCTGGCCGGGCTGGTGCAGCGGGAGATCGTCGCCCGCACCGGGCTGCGCGACTGCCGCACGCACGCGAAGGCGTGGGACCTGCTCCGGCTCACCCGGATGCCGGCCGTACGCGTCGAGGTCGGTTACCTCACCTCTCCCGCCGACCGGGCCCGACTGGTCGACCCCCGGTTCCGGGACAGGGTGGTGGAGGCCGTCGTCGCCGCCGTGCAGCGCATGTACTTCCCCGTCGAGCGGGACGTCCCCACCGGCTCGATCGACGTGAGCGCCCTGCGGGCGGTGGTGGCCGCCGGCACGGTGGTGGACTGA